In Cryptosporangium minutisporangium, the following are encoded in one genomic region:
- a CDS encoding class I SAM-dependent methyltransferase, producing the protein MTTTTEPAAIDLERVQAFAQKVSGDGALAANAVLAYLGDRLGLWRALAAVPRATSTELAERTGLAERYLREWLAAQAAAGYLEYDPVTRAFTLPAEYAAVLADDDSPAALAGVFEFIAAAWASSDRLAHAFATGAGIGWHDQDPRLTTAVERNFRPFYTGYLLQEWLPALDGVAERLRAGARVLDVGCGLGTATLLLAEAFPASVFTGVDADAESIRRARGAAARAGLAERVTFREAHAGASDPETTTDPVEGEWDLVCYFDALHDLGDPAGALRQARASLAPGGVVMAVEPFAGDALEENLNPVGLTWYASSALVCVPNSLAQPGAAALGAQAGPERLLATFREAGFTRTRVAATTPFNLVIEARA; encoded by the coding sequence ATGACGACGACGACCGAGCCCGCCGCCATCGACCTGGAGCGCGTCCAGGCGTTCGCGCAGAAGGTCTCCGGCGACGGGGCACTAGCGGCCAACGCGGTCCTCGCGTACCTCGGGGACCGGCTGGGTCTGTGGCGGGCGCTGGCGGCGGTCCCACGGGCGACCAGCACCGAGCTCGCCGAGCGCACCGGGCTCGCCGAGCGGTACCTCCGCGAGTGGCTGGCCGCGCAGGCCGCCGCCGGGTATCTGGAGTACGACCCGGTCACCCGGGCGTTCACGCTGCCCGCCGAGTACGCCGCGGTGCTGGCGGACGACGACTCGCCGGCCGCGCTGGCCGGGGTGTTCGAGTTCATCGCCGCCGCCTGGGCGTCGTCCGACCGGCTCGCCCACGCCTTCGCCACCGGCGCGGGCATCGGCTGGCACGACCAGGACCCCCGGCTGACCACTGCGGTCGAGCGGAACTTCCGTCCGTTCTACACCGGCTACCTGCTGCAGGAGTGGCTGCCGGCGCTGGACGGCGTCGCCGAGCGGCTGCGGGCCGGTGCCCGGGTGCTCGACGTCGGCTGCGGGCTCGGAACCGCGACTCTGTTGCTGGCCGAGGCGTTCCCCGCCTCGGTGTTCACCGGCGTCGACGCGGACGCCGAGTCGATCCGCCGGGCGCGAGGCGCCGCTGCCCGGGCCGGTCTCGCGGAGCGGGTCACGTTCCGGGAGGCGCACGCGGGCGCATCCGACCCGGAGACGACGACCGACCCGGTCGAGGGCGAGTGGGACCTCGTCTGCTACTTCGACGCGCTGCACGATCTGGGGGACCCGGCCGGCGCACTGCGGCAGGCCCGCGCGTCGCTGGCGCCGGGCGGCGTCGTGATGGCGGTCGAGCCGTTCGCCGGTGACGCGCTGGAGGAGAACCTGAACCCGGTGGGGCTGACCTGGTACGCGTCCAGCGCGCTGGTGTGCGTCCCGAACAGCCTCGCGCAGCCGGGGGCCGCAGCACTGGGCGCCCAGGCGGGCCCGGAGCGGCTGCTCGCGACGTTCCGCGAGGCCGGCTTCACCCGGACCCGCGTCGCCGCCACCACCCCCTTCAACCTGGTGATCGAGGCGCGAGCCTGA
- a CDS encoding PIG-L deacetylase family protein yields MDTSLTSLTSTTSPLDADGVAALGTTLCVWAHPDDESYLSAGLLSALQTAGRRTAVVTATLGEAGLAGPAPRSGFADLPPPSRADELAAALRQLGVAEHHQLGFADGGCADVALSTGAAAVRRAVAATRPDTVVTFGLDGFTGHPDHIAVGLWTRRALRDLGWRGRLLHPVLTATDRAAGRDIADLFGVYTLGEPRICEPGELAVRLELSGGLLDRKLGALRAHASQTAVLVDVLGVERYADWVGVESFADAALHA; encoded by the coding sequence ATGGATACCTCGCTGACCTCGCTGACCTCCACCACGTCGCCGCTGGACGCCGACGGCGTCGCCGCGCTCGGCACCACGCTCTGCGTCTGGGCCCATCCGGACGACGAGTCGTACCTGAGCGCGGGGCTGCTGTCCGCGCTGCAGACGGCCGGGCGCCGCACCGCCGTGGTGACCGCCACGCTGGGCGAGGCCGGGCTGGCCGGCCCGGCACCCCGGTCCGGTTTCGCCGACCTTCCGCCGCCGTCCCGAGCCGACGAGCTGGCCGCCGCGCTCCGGCAGCTCGGCGTCGCCGAGCACCACCAGCTCGGCTTCGCGGACGGCGGGTGCGCCGACGTCGCGCTGAGCACCGGCGCGGCGGCCGTCCGCCGCGCAGTGGCCGCGACCCGGCCGGACACCGTCGTCACGTTCGGCCTGGACGGGTTCACCGGCCACCCGGACCACATCGCGGTCGGCCTCTGGACCCGCCGTGCGCTGCGGGATCTGGGCTGGCGCGGACGGCTGCTGCACCCGGTGCTGACCGCCACGGACCGGGCCGCGGGACGCGACATCGCCGACCTCTTCGGCGTCTACACGCTCGGGGAGCCGCGGATCTGCGAGCCGGGGGAACTCGCCGTGCGGTTGGAGCTCTCCGGCGGCCTGCTGGACCGTAAGCTCGGCGCGCTGCGCGCGCACGCCAGCCAGACCGCTGTTCTGGTCGATGTCCTCGGTGTCGAGCGGTATGCGGACTGGGTCGGCGTCGAGAGCTTCGCGGACGCCGCGCTGCACGCCTGA
- a CDS encoding ATP-binding protein, with protein LAEVTEDARVTDAVATALGLRIGGGPAPRAVADALADRPLLLLLDNCEHVIAACRELVTALLTRAPGLRVLATSRVTLHVPGEYVVRLQPLPLPRSTSTLGELAHQPGVRAFVEHARRRDPAFALTTGDADAVVEVIRRIDGLPLAIELAAGQLAVLPPTALRDRLGRALDALSADRPEGDARHRTLRTTIDWSYRLLDDAERALLRALATFPGGAELSTVEKLAAEAAPGTDPLVPLSRLVDASFVLPERRDGDARYRMLETVRAFALEDAAARGERDAAERAFLAWARETARSLGAGLNGPDETPWDRRLRAELANLRAARDLARARDDLDLIVDVTLALDEAAIYRDLEELWNWSVELADEPGLREHPRAAA; from the coding sequence CGCTCGCCGAGGTCACCGAGGACGCGCGGGTCACCGACGCGGTCGCGACCGCGCTCGGGCTCCGGATCGGCGGCGGGCCCGCGCCCCGCGCCGTGGCCGACGCGCTCGCCGACCGTCCCCTGCTCCTGCTGCTCGACAACTGCGAGCACGTGATCGCGGCCTGCCGGGAGCTGGTGACCGCCCTGCTCACCCGCGCGCCCGGCCTCCGTGTCCTCGCGACCTCCCGGGTGACGCTGCACGTGCCGGGCGAGTACGTCGTCCGGCTCCAGCCGCTGCCGCTGCCCCGGTCCACGAGCACCCTGGGCGAGCTCGCCCACCAGCCGGGCGTCCGCGCGTTCGTCGAGCACGCCCGGCGGCGCGACCCGGCGTTCGCGTTGACCACCGGCGACGCGGACGCCGTCGTCGAGGTCATCCGCCGGATCGACGGCCTGCCGCTCGCGATCGAGCTGGCCGCCGGTCAGCTCGCCGTGTTGCCGCCGACCGCGCTCCGCGACCGGCTCGGCCGGGCACTGGACGCGCTCTCCGCCGACCGGCCGGAGGGCGACGCCCGACACCGCACGCTGCGCACCACGATCGACTGGTCCTACCGCCTGCTCGACGACGCCGAGCGAGCCCTGCTGCGCGCGCTCGCCACGTTCCCCGGCGGCGCCGAGCTGAGCACCGTCGAGAAACTGGCGGCCGAAGCCGCACCCGGCACCGACCCGCTCGTCCCACTGAGCCGGTTGGTCGACGCGTCGTTCGTCCTCCCGGAGCGCCGCGACGGCGACGCCCGCTACCGGATGCTGGAGACCGTGCGCGCGTTCGCGCTGGAGGACGCCGCCGCGCGCGGCGAGCGGGACGCGGCCGAGCGGGCGTTCCTGGCCTGGGCCCGGGAGACCGCACGGTCGCTCGGCGCCGGGCTCAACGGGCCGGACGAGACGCCGTGGGACCGCCGGCTCCGGGCCGAGCTGGCCAACCTCCGCGCCGCCCGCGACCTCGCCCGCGCACGCGATGACCTCGACCTGATCGTCGACGTGACGCTCGCGCTGGACGAAGCGGCGATCTACCGCGACCTCGAGGAGCTGTGGAACTGGTCGGTCGAGCTCGCCGACGAGCCGGGACTGCGGGAGCACCCGCGCGCGGCCGCCG
- a CDS encoding TetR/AcrR family transcriptional regulator encodes MVRRQARGQQRIADILDAALALFAEVGYAAASTNAIAARAGISPGSLYQFFRNKEEIAHALSERLVEALRAAHADAFGDRDVVELPLEELVERMTAPLIAFNVGNPGAKTLFGNTDMPAALAAATRPLHEAVTGRVAAVLAARSPRLSDVEAARYATVAVQIVRALMGPIVAASGSERDALIGELRRALVGYLAPIEAGA; translated from the coding sequence GTGGTTCGACGCCAGGCGCGTGGTCAACAGCGGATCGCCGACATCCTGGACGCCGCGCTCGCGCTCTTCGCCGAGGTGGGCTACGCGGCCGCGTCGACCAACGCGATCGCCGCCAGGGCCGGCATCTCGCCCGGTTCGCTCTACCAGTTCTTCCGCAACAAGGAGGAGATCGCGCACGCGCTGTCGGAGCGGCTGGTCGAGGCGCTCCGGGCCGCGCACGCCGACGCGTTCGGCGACCGGGACGTCGTCGAGCTACCGCTCGAGGAGCTCGTCGAGCGGATGACCGCGCCCCTGATCGCGTTCAACGTCGGGAACCCGGGTGCGAAGACGCTGTTCGGCAACACCGACATGCCCGCCGCGCTGGCGGCGGCCACGCGCCCCCTGCACGAGGCCGTCACCGGCCGGGTTGCTGCCGTGCTCGCGGCGCGGTCGCCACGGCTGTCCGACGTGGAGGCCGCGCGCTACGCCACCGTCGCCGTGCAGATCGTGCGGGCGCTGATGGGCCCGATCGTCGCCGCGTCGGGGAGCGAACGGGACGCGCTGATCGGCGAGCTGCGCCGGGCGCTCGTGGGCTACCTGGCCCCGATCGAGGCGGGCGCGTAG
- a CDS encoding AfsR/SARP family transcriptional regulator: MVPVRIEVLGPLRLFVDGAPVDVPGHRRRAVLALLALAAGRTVSTEALVDTLWPTDPPETGRRAVHSHLSRLRRHLGPAAGRLERAGAGYALRVGPDDVDAARLRAAARHSAAALASDPAAAVVTATAAVALWRGDALAEFADVPALAAEATGLREVFLQVRDDALEARLATGDGTVTADATAAAAEEPLRERTTVLLLRALAGEGRAGDALAAGAAFRRRIVEETGLDAGPAVAVLEQRIAAGALAAPPRPAAAAGAPAATAPAASAATAPAPAASASDASRRPGTVARPAGPLIGRDRDAAELRRLLRTQRLVTVAGPGGAGKTRLSLG, from the coding sequence GTGGTTCCGGTTCGGATCGAGGTGCTCGGGCCGCTGCGCCTGTTCGTCGACGGCGCGCCGGTCGACGTGCCGGGACACCGTCGCCGCGCGGTGCTGGCGCTGCTCGCGCTGGCTGCCGGGCGGACCGTCAGCACCGAGGCGCTGGTGGACACGCTGTGGCCGACCGACCCGCCGGAGACCGGGCGTCGTGCCGTGCACAGCCACCTTTCCCGGCTCCGCCGGCATCTCGGTCCGGCCGCCGGACGGCTGGAGCGCGCCGGTGCGGGATACGCGCTGCGGGTCGGTCCGGACGACGTCGACGCGGCGCGCCTGCGGGCCGCGGCCCGGCACTCGGCGGCCGCACTCGCCAGCGACCCGGCGGCGGCCGTCGTGACCGCCACGGCGGCGGTGGCGCTCTGGCGGGGAGACGCGCTCGCCGAGTTCGCGGACGTCCCGGCGCTCGCCGCCGAAGCGACCGGGCTGCGCGAGGTCTTCCTCCAGGTCCGGGACGACGCGCTGGAGGCACGGCTGGCGACCGGCGACGGGACGGTGACCGCCGACGCCACCGCGGCCGCCGCCGAGGAGCCGCTGCGGGAGCGGACCACGGTGCTGCTCCTCCGCGCGCTCGCGGGTGAGGGACGCGCCGGGGACGCGCTCGCGGCCGGTGCGGCGTTCCGGCGGCGGATCGTCGAGGAGACCGGCTTGGACGCGGGTCCGGCGGTGGCGGTGCTCGAGCAGCGCATCGCGGCCGGAGCCCTGGCGGCGCCGCCCCGGCCCGCAGCCGCTGCCGGGGCGCCCGCGGCTACGGCCCCCGCCGCCTCGGCTGCTACGGCCCCGGCCCCCGCCGCCTCGGCGTCCGACGCCTCCCGCCGCCCGGGGACCGTCGCGCGACCCGCCGGTCCGCTGATCGGCCGGGATCGGGACGCCGCCGAGCTCCGTCGGCTCCTGCGCACCCAACGCCTCGTCACGGTCGCCGGGCCGGGCGGCGCCGGCAAGACCCGGCTGTCACTCGG